From the genome of Anopheles funestus chromosome 2RL, idAnoFuneDA-416_04, whole genome shotgun sequence:
CCGCCTCCTTTGGCCCGCCCGCAGCAGTGTTTCGTTGCTGACCGAATTAGGGCAAGTGGTTGTGGAAAGTGGCTTCCTTACCGTTACTCTCCACATCCTTCTGGAGAAACCACTGGCATATACAGGTGGCCACTATCTCCTCACAGTCCCTCCTTTGCCCGATTCGTTCGAGCATCCTGCTTCATTTTCAGCACCGGTTTTACCATTCGTTGCGcgttatttttactttttcgtcATATTCGCGCTTTTGTGTCGACAAACGGTGCTCCCTTGTGCCTCCCTTGTCCTCCCCATTCCTTGGGGCCGTGCCCTTTCTTTTCCCATTCCCGGGTTTGCATATGTGATCCGCTTGGGTGTGCATTCGGTACGCTCACACATCATATCCATCGTCCTAGCGCACGGCCACGAGTGGCACTTGTTTTCTGACTGGCGAAAATTTTTCACCAAGCCTCACCTCACCAAGAGGGAACCACTTATTCGTACGCTCAGTTCGGGTGAAAAGAATACGGGAGTAATGTGAAGAGGATtcgtgcaacaaaaaaaaacggaatcacCATCAACCAGAACTGGTGGGTTAGGAAGGAACAAGTGTCTGGGAATAGTAAGATGCTAGCGTTAGCGATATGTATACAGTCAACTACTCTCACACGAAGGTGCCACTCGGGATGGATGGTGAAAGGAGAGCAACATAATGTAGGCAAATCTGTGTACCGAAaggacaccaaaaaaaatccgtgaGTCGTGCACCCACACACGGGTAGATTGGTTAGTCTAAATCATGAAGGAACTGGAGTAGAATCTTCTGTCCACGACAGCAAACTAATGAAAAATCACGTTTGCTGACGTTTTGCTTTCGCTGGCCGTTTCcattgtttaacattttccaaccTGGTAAAGGATGGACATATTTTCGGTTGGGCCTTTTCAacgcaaatacaaaaaaaacattcccattTCTCGACCTCGTCCGGGAATGACTTCacttcaaaatcaattttcaaaccACTATGAATTGCACTACAGTCCACTAATATTTCTCTCACCCACCTTTCACACACTTTCTAGGACAAAATCGCGGCTGTCGCCTATCGGAGGACGCAAAACTTACACTGAAGATGGTTTGCAGAATGCCCTGCAGGACATACTAAGCGGGCGGCTCGGTACACGCAAGGCAGCAATGCAATACGGCATTCCGCGATCGACGTTACGCAACAAGGTTTACAAGATGGCGCTCGGAAGCAAGCGTGGTATGGTGTCGCTGCTGGAGGATGACGACGATAAGGACTCGCAGGACGGTGACACCAAGGACAGTGATCTGCTGGACAAACTACCCCAGCATCTGCTGGCGGATATGCTGCTAAAGATGTACGGTGCCACCGGCTCATCCCGACCGCACGAAACCAATCTCATCCGCACTCCCTCCGCCACCGCTACTCCGCCTGCCCATCGTGCCACACCCGAGCCGGTATCGTTGGATATAGCCGGTATGAGTCTAAAGCCCCATCCGAACTCCCTCCCGGTACCGGTGCAAACGCCAGCAACACGTCAGCCCGCTGCGACAACGATCGGTACTCCTCCCGCAACTACACAGCCACCGCAATCTTCACCACTGGTGGCCGCGGCAGCATCTACTCTACTCAACCCGAACCTAGTGATGCAGGTCGAACGCATACTGCAGGTAACGGCGACGGCACAAGCATCAGGCGAAACACAGCAGGCACTGGCCGAATTGCCCGAACTCCTCCGCAAAATCAtcgatcagcagcagctgctggcCGATCAGATCAAAAAGGCTAGCAGCGGCAACGTACCGGCGGCTGCGTCCGTACAACCGTCCGTGGCTGGCAGTGCGGGTTCCAGTCCCACCATTTCCGGACATCTCGCCGCTACCGGCGCATCCGCTCTGGGTAATTCATCCGCGCTTGATGCGGCACTAGCGAGATCTCCGTCACTCAGTGCGGCACTCAACGCGAACGGAAACGCTTCGTCGGCCGTATCAATTGATTCCTGCTATCTTCCGTACTTCCAACAGctgcatcagcaacagcagcacggGAAGCTGCGTACGATGTCCGCCGGAACACCGGATACACCCGCGTCGATGTCCTCCATCGAGCTGAATGATGGCGCGAGTGATGATCCGCACGTCATACTGAAGATTCCGTCCTACGGACGAGCGCCGGGCACTTCACCAGGAGTGGGCGTCCCCGTCAGCAATAAAAACGGCGACCTAGAACGACACATACACCATCACAATATGACTACGCCGTCGCCACCGACAGCTGCGGCCGCCGCCGTACTGAGCAGTCTCGTAGCGGCACCTGTCCGTTCTACACACGCGTCCGCCAGTCCTCAAGCGAACCTGCTGAGCAGTGTCGGGAACGGTGGTGCCGGTATTGGAGGTGTTCCATCCGCACCTACCTCCTCGCAGGTGTCTCTGGCGTCATCCCTCTCGTCCTCTTCGCCACTATCTTCGCTATCGGTGGCATCATCGGTGGTAGCGCAACAGGAACGAGGGAATGCCCAGACAAACCACCTGTCGGTCATATCTCCACCACTGATGAATCTGCGCGGTGTCGTCAAAGCGGAGTCTGCCATCTCACCACCAGCCGGTGGACATGGTACGGCTGCACCGGGAATGTCCGCATCCGCCAGCAAATCAATGCTTTCCGTGCATGAGGTGATAGCGAGAAGCATCAGTAAAAACTttcaacagcatcagcagtCCGACATCATGCACAAGCAGCAGATGGAGCAGATGAAGCGACCGAGCATTTCCGTTATCAAAACGCTCGGCGACATCTCACACTTTGGCAGTGCTGCAGCAGCGGCCGCTGGACTTGGTCCAGTGGGTAGTGCGGCGCAGttggcagcagcggcagcggctGCTGCGGCTAACAATACTGGCACCGGTGGTAAGGGCACACGGCCCAAGCGAGGCAAGTACCGTAACTACGATCGGGACAGCTTAGTGGAGGCGGTGAAGGCAGTGCAGCGGGGTGAAATGTCGGTGCATAGAGCGGGAAGCTACTACGGCGTACCTCACTCAACCTTGGAATATAAGGTAAAGGAGCGACATCTGATGCGGCCAAGAAAGCGCGAACCCAAACCCCAACCCGGTCTGGATGATCATCGACTCGGGGGTTCGTCGTCTGCTAAGGGAGGGTCCGACGGTTCTTCGTCTTTACGGGGTCTCGACAAGGGTAAGGGTGGAATGAGTGGCCTCGGCGCTGGATCGAAAGGAGGCTCCGGTATGAGTGGTCACGCGGCGAAAAACCATCACCATCTGCAGCAGCAGGTGCAACAGGCACAGCAGGCGCAGTTCTCTACCGGCTCACCCAACGGAGCGCTCGGTGGGAAAATGCCAATGTTTGATGCTTCGGCCATGGCTTACGGTTCGCACTTCTTCTGGCCCCACGCTTCCGGCTTCGGTGGTATGGCAGGCGTTGACTTTGCACGCGGTCAACCCACCCCTGATGGCGTATTCAACTCCCAGTCGCTAATGCAACGGTTTCAACCGGAAGCCACGGCCAGTCCACTGTCACCAGGCGACGCGCGACATTACGCAGGAGGAAAGTCGGGTCCGGCCGGTGTCAGTGCGACGGCTGCGAGCTTAGCTGCTCTACCCAAGGGTAGCAGTGTGCGTGAAATGGCCGAACAACTGTACGATGGTAGCGGTGCCAATGGTGGCTCCTTCCTGGACGACATCATCCGACAGAGTCTCGACAAAAAGTCGGGCGAACTTGCTACCCACAATGCGCTGTTCGATCATTTGCTGAAAGGCAAACTACGCTCgtcagcagcggcagcagcagcagcagcagcagccgccgcTGGATCCGTTGGCACATCGGAGGATGTTAACACGGCCGCACTGCTTGCGAAAGCGGCAACAAAACGTTCGGCCACCAGTCCCCCCCTTGGATTCCACCCAGAGAGCGTCAAACGCGAACGGGCCAGTCCCGGCGCCTCGTCCACGTCCTCCaccggcagcagcaaccaTCGGCTGAGCAACGATCAGCAACATCACGGACACAGtcttcaacagcagcagcagcagcagcagcagcagaacccATCACAATCGGCCACGCCCGAGCAGCTGCTGGCGAAAAACGTCGAAAACCTCATGAAACTGCACGAGAATCTTTCGTCGATGTCCGTGGCGCACCTACAGCGGACCGCGATGGAAGATCTCAACGGTACACAAGGCACGACCGGCGTTGCATCCCGGAGTTCACTGCTGGGCCACCAGCCCGATACGGTGGATCAGCACGGCTCGGACGGTGATACGGATACGGATTCGATGCGATCGCACACCAACCATCACGGCGGGCATAGCCTGCGCCACAGTCTGCTgcagcagcaccatcaccatcaccagcgGGGCCTGACGGATGACAGCTCATAGGGCCGGCTGCGCGGTGCATCGGCAATGCAACTGCGACGACCCATCTGCTGAAATGTGAAATGTAAGTGATGATGCTGTGGCTGTGCGGCTGGAGACATTCCGAGTGAAGTGAAGCGGTGGCGAACGGAATGgcgaaaacacacaacacaaaatggcAGAAATCGTTGAGAAATGGAGAATCCATAGTTCAAATATTATTCTTATATTAATTGTATATCATCGTAGTCAAAAGCAGAGTAAGAAGAGTGTCCCTTTACAATGGAAGGGAAGGGAAAGGAGCAGGGAACCGAAGGCAAAGCCGGGACGATGCAGTAGCACAGTTGAGGGAGGGCAACAAACTGAAAAAAGCAGATACCGCTAACAGAGAGCACGAAGTGTTAACAATTTTATCCATTTAAGCAAAAAAGGGCTAAAGATCGCGCAGAAGCAGATTTAACTTTATCCGTAGATCGCAACACAGAAAATGGGGAAGGTTAAATGACAGGAAGAATCAACAGGAGAGACTTGCGATAATAATGTTACAAAGAGCTATACCGACAGACAGGAGAGTATGGACGGCACCCACAAAACATGCGTCTGAGATGGCAAAAGAATACTTTACTATTTTCCTTACACTTTACACCGTCTAtcaatcaccatcatcatcatcatcatcatcaccatcatcaccaacatTTCTAACCAACATCATGATCACGTCATCCACGGAACATATACACGAATGATCACACTTTTTCGATCATCCGCTAGAGCTTTGTAGCTTGGTGGCTCTAGTAAGGTGAAAATAGATGGAAGTAACACTAACACAAAACACCGTACCACTTCAAGCGGGAGAAAGTGAAAAGGCATTGGAAGTGAAAAACACTCAAAATTTGAATGGCTACGAAAATCGCGTATCTAACCACcaacagcagaagcagcaggaaGGCAGGAAACGTGAACATATAGAAGGGCGGTAAAGTAATTACCgctgaaaacaaacaagaaaaaacaaatgcaaacatttgTTGAAGCACACGAAATGTTTTTTGACAATCGACAAAATAGGCTCCTTGTGTGAAACTTTACATTACGACACAAATGTACATCCCTACaatcgccaccaccaccaccaccaccactatcAATAGCAACATAGAAGCAGTTTATGCTAAAAATGCATGCTGCGAGCGGTCCACAACTACCCATCACCGTGACCCGGCCAAGAAGCGGGCTGAGTATAGGAATTagaaggggggaaaaatcaAAGTGCAAGAAATGGGGAAAATCGCGCGCAAAACTAAACCCCATTCGATCTAGCACCCGTATAGCATAACACCAGCACCATCGCATCCACCGTTACCTATTGACAGCAATAGACTAACAGTATGAACCGATCACTCAACTCGTCCCACAGGCATCATGATACGATCGCACTAATATACTCAATGCTTACGTTGACACTCtcgagaaaggaaaagaaaacagtacCAAACACGAAACGGAAACGAAATCAATAGAATAATGTCCCACTTTTAACCAGATAGTGCCAGTGAAAGACACGAAAACGGCCGTAAGGATTAACATCGGAAACATGGGAAACATGGGTAATTGTAATAACAAAGTTTTGGAAATCTTTTTAGGCACattagaaggaaaaacaattgcGCTTGGTTTTTCCCCATTATTCAGACAAAACTAAGAattcaacaaacacaaacacacacatacacacgctaATATATATAAACAGGCAAACATCACCGTGAACGATATCAAGCGAGATAAGcagcagtaaaaaaagaaaaggtgagcaaacatatttttcagacgaaacaaaacgaaaacatttaaGCAAACTGATATATCTAGACGTGTACGTGTAATGTTTTTGGCACTTGCGTTACATTGTACTTCATGTGAGCGTGCAAACGGGAGCAGCaggaaaaaatactttaaaatctaagaaaatctaaaaaataCCTAAATGTTGTGGCTATATCGAAATTTGCAAAAGTATTACTCGGTTCAGAGCGGAATCGTCGTCAAAGGAAAACGTttagaaagcaaaacagaaaaattatAGAAGTATTATCGTAATGTGCACGtcaggcgaaaaaaaacacgcgatCCTGAAATCTATTTGGTGTTCAAAATTGTATCAtcttataaaacaaaacaaacaaaactactaCCCGTACGGTTGCTTCACGAAcgtaccaaaataaaaaaaaactcaaagcATAAAACAAGAGCAACAGATGGACCCAGCAAAGTAACCGTCTAGTGCCACTTGCACAGGGTTTGTTCCCATTTATCCCCAAACTCTGGCAACCGTCGCCCAGTATCGTATcgtaaaaaaacgtaaagaaaatccaaaagtatataaaaaataacaaatcacTCTATGTTTCGACGTTTTTTACATTCAAATTTAAGCAGCATACTATCACTAGAAGTGATGAAGAGGAAGAGAGGGAAAACAATGATGGTGTGCCAGTTTAATGATGTTGTGTGAAGTGAAATCTTATCAAAATTTAtctatacaaacaaaaatcatacaaCAAATTAACACTAAACTATAACTggatgtattttcttttttttctaaaacaagTCTAAACATTTGTGAAAAGAgtaagaaaacacaaaacacacgcacacacatacactaagGTACGATAGCGAGTTGGTGAGTGAGCTAGTAGTATTAGGCTGCAGTAAATGCGCATTCTAAGAAAAACATGAGgactgaaacaaacaaacataagaagaagaaaaaaaacgagatgaTACGTAGGGGTTTGAGGAGATCACCAACATCTTTTAACGGTGACCAACACCATTACGCGGCGTTATCAAGCGTTTTAAACATCGATGCGTAATTCCTATGCCAACGCACCAAGGCTTGTCGGGAGCGATGTATGCGTGTATCGTATCGTCCCGTCCAGACAGAAACAGGCATTCCCACAAATCCCCGTAAACCAAGCCCACCCGTAAGAGATCATTCTCCTTCCCCCACCCCCTGCTCCTCCCCCCCCATTCTCATGTTAATCCCTAGATCATCTACCGCAGAGTCAAAATCCAAACCAgtagcgaaaaacaaaactcaaacaaaaaatagaagggtggaaaataagtaagaaatatattatatgtgtgtgtcttcACGTCGCGTATACCTcaaacgataaaacaaaaaaaaaatatttaactgaTCAACAGAGAATGGCAAGTACTGTTCGGGCACGGAATGTAATCGAAATTGCGCAGCGAATCATTGAATAACGTAGCTATACCACCATTATGCCAACCTGAGTGGATGAATCGACACACCTTTTGGGATGCTTTAGTACAGCGATAGTACCATTAATTGAATCGAAATTACTTTCCAACTGTTTCACCCACCATGCCTCGGAACAGGTGAAACCCACGGATGCCATCTCCCCTTTCCCTGTTCCGTTCCAATgcttagtttaaaaaaaaagactattTACCTACCACCCGAAACTAAATAGCTAGCGTGTGAAATGATATCAAATTACATGAAATAGAaccagttttttgttgtgccgtTACAAGTTCATCCTTTCTGGTATACTGTCGCCAATCGGATCGTTTGCGACTGTACGTATTTCCGCTTACGGTTTTGAAAAATGGCTAAAGGTACCCAAAAACCAAGCTAAACGCAAAGAGTCCCAATTTCGAAACGATAACAATGTttctacaa
Proteins encoded in this window:
- the LOC125761081 gene encoding mushroom body large-type Kenyon cell-specific protein 1 isoform X3 — encoded protein: MFSEASSFLPAKDMRLERVAEELMGRRKWKHYQDVLTRQQLNLLDPSTTNATEDDLLNGTTGVAAAAAAAAAAAAAATQLQQGPLMNTASATTAAAALSLAGGGMIDQKTSPAAIVAAANAAAVASLTTPAAAQAANTTAATAIALSPNVPHTVRNGHCQQGDVDVDPKIAASASPDSPRATNCLASEKLNPQTSARSPRHGKDDRSVSPVSRDCHTNDNGTSTPSTGTTMDGLSPFPSSPSGTIDGDPARPKSASGTQQVTAEPRKSNTPDRRASSVTSPDLRGDQTATEPENVSIVKQEPAENSIENADTSLIKSEQPNPESAEATAVKLSLVSKLPIVGTNNNNTINSNNNTIQHRSNGMATDDGSTGTTSLTTETPAEAEAATPIDWKPQDKCYFCVDGKLLTVNEAGELVPETGPAPIEGDRFLNPRGATATVMAESDSDTSESSEPELMASLRSVGAAGGLSTKSLIALLRETGASQNLSSLQALVAQYTAATSLQGLQPNLAQLYNPIWYSQIQQQMSPTAVESGTGGGSPSAAISPTTAAKMAAELGTVVGGTGEQPLDLSAKPGTSGMTSLLSGMIDPKHIYKTKSRLSPIGGRKTYTEDGLQNALQDILSGRLGTRKAAMQYGIPRSTLRNKVYKMALGSKRGMVSLLEDDDDKDSQDGDTKDSDLLDKLPQHLLADMLLKMYGATGSSRPHETNLIRTPSATATPPAHRATPEPVSLDIAGMSLKPHPNSLPVPVQTPATRQPAATTIGTPPATTQPPQSSPLVAAAASTLLNPNLVMQVERILQVTATAQASGETQQALAELPELLRKIIDQQQLLADQIKKASSGNVPAAASVQPSVAGSAGSSPTISGHLAATGASALGNSSALDAALARSPSLSAALNANGNASSAVSIDSCYLPYFQQLHQQQQHGKLRTMSAGTPDTPASMSSIELNDGASDDPHVILKIPSYGRAPGTSPGVGVPVSNKNGDLERHIHHHNMTTPSPPTAAAAAVLSSLVAAPVRSTHASASPQANLLSSVGNGGAGIGGVPSAPTSSQVSLASSLSSSSPLSSLSVASSVVAQQERGNAQTNHLSVISPPLMNLRGVVKAESAISPPAGGHGTAAPGMSASASKSMLSVHEVIARSISKNFQQHQQSDIMHKQQMEQMKRPSISVIKTLGDISHFGSAAAAAAGLGPVGSAAQLAAAAAAAAANNTGTGGKGTRPKRGKYRNYDRDSLVEAVKAVQRGEMSVHRAGSYYGVPHSTLEYKVKERHLMRPRKREPKPQPGLDDHRLGGSSSAKGGSDGSSSLRGLDKGKGGMSGLGAGSKGGSGMSGHAAKNHHHLQQQVQQAQQAQFSTGSPNGALGGKMPMFDASAMAYGSHFFWPHASGFGGMAGVDFARGQPTPDGVFNSQSLMQRFQPEATASPLSPGDARHYAGGKSGPAGVSATAASLAALPKGSSVREMAEQLYDGSGANGGSFLDDIIRQSLDKKSGELATHNALFDHLLKGKLRSSAAAAAAAAAAAAGSVGTSEDVNTAALLAKAATKRSATSPPLGFHPESVKRERASPGASSTSSTGSSNHRLSNDQQHHGHSLQQQQQQQQQQNPSQSATPEQLLAKNVENLMKLHENLSSMSVAHLQRTAMEDLNGTQGTTGVASRSSLLGHQPDTVDQHGSDGDTDTDSMRSHTNHHGGHSLRHSLLQQHHHHHQRGLTDDSS